From a single Pempheris klunzingeri isolate RE-2024b chromosome 2, fPemKlu1.hap1, whole genome shotgun sequence genomic region:
- the arpc4l gene encoding actin related protein 2/3 complex, subunit 4, like, producing MTATLRPYLNAVRATLQAALCLENFSSQVVERHNKPEVEVRSSKELLLQPVVISRNDKEKVLIEGSINSVRVSIAVKQADEIEKILCHKFMRFMMMRAENFFILRRKPVEGYDISFLITNFHTEQMYKHKLVDFVIHFMEEIDKEISEMKLSVNARARIVAEEFLKNF from the exons ATG ACAGCGACTCTGCGCCCCTACTTGAACGCCGTGAGGGCCACCCTGCAGGCGGCCCTCTGTCTGGAGAACTTCTCCTCTCAGGTGGTGGAGCGTCACAACAAGCCAGAGGTGGAGGTCAG GAGCAGTaaggagctgctgcttcagcctGTGGTGATCAGCCGTAACGACAAGGAGAAAGTCCTCATCGAGGGATCCATCAACTCTGTCAGAGTCAGCATTGCTGTCAAACAG GCTGATGAGATCGAGAAGATCCTGTGCCACAAGTTCATGCGCTTCATGATGATGAGAGCGGAGAACTTCTTCATTCTCAGGAGGAAACCAGTAGAG GGATATGATATTAGCTTCTTGATTACCAACTTCCACACGGAGCAGATGtacaaacacaagctggtggacTTTGTCATCCACTTCATGGAGGAGATCGACAAGGAGATCAGCGAGATGAAGCTGTCCGTTAACGCCCGGGCCCGTATCGTCGCCGAGGAATTCCTCAAGAAC TTCTGA